A DNA window from Actinomadura luzonensis contains the following coding sequences:
- the sucD gene encoding succinate--CoA ligase subunit alpha: MAIFLTKDSRVLVQGMTGAEGTRHTARMLAAGTDVVAGVTPGKGGRSADFGERTVPVFGSVAEAVEETGADVSVVFVPPRFTGGAVEEAVAAGVPLCVVITEGVPVHDTVRFRALAQGRTRIIGPNCPGLISPGQSSAGIIPADITFAGRIGLVSKSGTLTYQLMYELRDLGFSTCVGIGGDPVVGTTHIDCLRAFQDDPGTDAIVLIGEIGGDAEERAAAHIAGHVTKPVVAYVAGFTAPEGRTMGHAGAIVSGSSGTAQAKKEALEAAGVRVGRTPSETARLMRSVLAGAR, encoded by the coding sequence ATGGCGATCTTCCTCACCAAGGACAGCCGGGTGCTCGTGCAGGGCATGACCGGCGCGGAGGGCACCCGGCACACGGCCCGCATGCTGGCCGCCGGCACCGACGTGGTGGCCGGGGTCACCCCGGGCAAGGGCGGCCGGTCGGCGGACTTCGGCGAGCGCACCGTCCCGGTGTTCGGCTCGGTGGCCGAGGCGGTGGAGGAGACCGGCGCGGACGTGTCGGTGGTGTTCGTGCCGCCGCGCTTCACCGGCGGGGCCGTGGAGGAGGCGGTGGCGGCCGGGGTGCCGCTCTGCGTGGTGATCACCGAGGGCGTGCCGGTGCACGACACCGTGCGCTTCCGCGCGCTGGCCCAGGGCCGCACCCGGATCATCGGGCCCAACTGCCCCGGCCTGATCAGCCCCGGCCAGTCGTCGGCCGGCATCATCCCCGCCGACATCACCTTCGCCGGCCGCATCGGCCTGGTCTCCAAGTCCGGCACGCTCACCTACCAGCTCATGTACGAGCTGCGCGACCTCGGCTTCTCCACCTGCGTCGGCATCGGCGGCGACCCGGTCGTCGGCACCACGCACATCGACTGCCTCCGGGCGTTCCAGGACGACCCGGGCACCGACGCCATCGTCCTCATCGGCGAGATCGGCGGCGACGCCGAGGAGCGGGCCGCGGCCCACATCGCCGGGCACGTCACCAAGCCGGTGGTCGCGTACGTGGCCGGGTTCACCGCTCCCGAGGGCCGGACGATGGGGCATGCGGGCGCGATCGTCTCCGGCTCCTCCGGCACCGCGCAGGCCAAGAAGGAGGCCCTGGAGGCGGCCGGCGTGCGCGTCGGGAGGACCCCCTCCGAGACCGCGCGGCTGATGCGCTCGGTGCTGGCGGGTGCGCGGTGA
- the gcl gene encoding glyoxylate carboligase encodes MKRIPCMEAVTAVLESEGVDTVFGIPGAAILPLYAALRKSSVRHVTVRHEEGGTHAADGWARVTGNVGVCIGTSGPAGTNMITGLYTALADSIPMICVTGQAVTSKLHQEAFQAVDIVEVARPVTKWAVQLKEPAQAPWVFREAFRVARSGRPGPVLIDLPLDVQRGTCRYDRDLDAPLPVEVPRPLPAALRRALDLLEGARRPILLAGGGVIIGEAAEELRALAEHLQVPVQVTLMGKGAFPEDHPLFAGMAGVQTQTRWGNAAFLDSDLVLAVGARFGDRHTGDLDVYRRGRTFIHADIEPTQLGRVFEPDLGIVGHARPVLAGLLEEARARGGPREPGRWPRRVAGLRRTMNRRDDFDDVPIKPPRVFRELNGFFGRDTTFVTAIGLYQIWSGQFQTTYLPRRYLVCGQAGPLGWEVPAAMGVKCAHPERQVVAVVGDYSFQFLMEEVAVAAQYRIPFVIVMINNEYLGLIRQAELPYDMNYAVDLHYGEGGIDHVKVMEAFGCPARRVELPGDLRDALAWASAESARERLPVLVEVMVEREANAAMGPALDAVKEFEPLPELITADWSD; translated from the coding sequence ATGAAGCGGATCCCCTGTATGGAGGCCGTGACGGCGGTGCTGGAGTCGGAGGGGGTGGACACCGTCTTCGGCATTCCCGGGGCGGCCATCCTGCCGCTCTACGCCGCGCTGCGGAAGAGCTCCGTCCGGCACGTCACGGTCCGCCACGAGGAGGGCGGCACGCACGCCGCCGACGGCTGGGCCAGGGTCACCGGGAACGTCGGCGTCTGCATCGGCACCTCCGGCCCGGCCGGCACCAACATGATCACCGGCCTCTACACCGCGCTCGCCGACTCGATCCCCATGATCTGCGTCACCGGCCAGGCCGTGACCTCCAAGCTGCACCAGGAGGCGTTCCAGGCGGTGGACATCGTGGAGGTCGCCCGGCCGGTCACCAAGTGGGCGGTGCAGCTCAAGGAGCCCGCGCAGGCGCCGTGGGTGTTCCGGGAGGCGTTCCGGGTCGCCCGCTCGGGGCGGCCCGGCCCGGTGCTCATCGACCTGCCGCTCGACGTGCAGCGCGGCACCTGCCGGTACGACCGCGACCTCGACGCCCCGCTGCCGGTCGAGGTGCCGCGCCCCCTGCCCGCGGCGCTGCGGCGGGCGCTGGACCTGCTGGAGGGCGCCCGGCGGCCGATCCTGCTGGCGGGCGGCGGCGTGATCATCGGCGAGGCCGCCGAGGAGCTGCGGGCGCTCGCGGAGCACCTCCAGGTGCCCGTGCAGGTGACGCTCATGGGCAAGGGCGCCTTCCCCGAGGACCACCCGCTGTTCGCCGGGATGGCCGGCGTCCAGACGCAGACGCGGTGGGGCAACGCCGCGTTCCTGGACAGCGACCTGGTGCTCGCGGTCGGGGCCCGCTTCGGCGACCGGCACACCGGCGACCTCGACGTCTACCGGCGCGGGCGCACGTTCATTCACGCCGACATCGAGCCGACGCAGCTCGGCCGGGTCTTCGAGCCCGACCTCGGGATCGTCGGGCACGCCCGGCCGGTGCTGGCCGGGCTGCTGGAGGAGGCGCGCGCCCGCGGCGGCCCGCGCGAGCCGGGCAGGTGGCCGCGCCGGGTGGCCGGCCTGCGCCGCACCATGAACCGGCGCGACGACTTCGACGACGTGCCGATCAAGCCGCCCCGGGTGTTCAGGGAGCTGAACGGCTTCTTCGGCCGCGACACCACGTTCGTCACCGCCATCGGGCTCTACCAGATCTGGTCCGGCCAGTTCCAGACGACGTACCTGCCGCGCCGCTACCTGGTGTGCGGGCAGGCCGGGCCGCTCGGCTGGGAGGTGCCGGCCGCGATGGGCGTCAAGTGCGCGCACCCGGAGCGGCAGGTGGTGGCCGTCGTCGGCGACTACTCCTTCCAGTTCCTCATGGAGGAGGTCGCGGTGGCCGCCCAGTACCGCATCCCGTTCGTCATCGTCATGATCAACAACGAGTACCTGGGGCTCATCAGGCAGGCCGAGCTGCCGTACGACATGAACTACGCCGTGGACCTGCACTACGGCGAGGGCGGCATCGACCACGTCAAGGTCATGGAGGCGTTCGGCTGCCCGGCGCGCCGCGTCGAGCTGCCCGGCGACCTCCGCGACGCGCTCGCCTGGGCGAGCGCCGAGTCGGCCCGCGAGCGGCTGCCGGTGCTGGTGGAGGTGATGGTCGAGCGCGAGGCCAACGCCGCCATGGGCCCCGCCCTGGACGCGGTCAAGGAGTTCGAGCCGCTGCCCGAGCTCATCACCGCCGACTGGTCCGACTGA
- a CDS encoding hydroxypyruvate isomerase family protein, translated as MRFSVNASILLTGLPLLERPAAAAKHGFDAIELWWPFDGPDPSGAELAALRGAIRDAGVRLTGLNFDAGDMAAGERGLLARPDGSGRFRANVGPAVRLAGELGCTVLNALYGNGPGTDRELAVANLRRAADAAAGIGATVVVEALNSHENPHYPITSSAAAFALIDEVDRENVAFLADLYHLHRMGEDVLALIDRHGASLGHVQVADDPGRGRPGSGDMPYPEIFARLSAAGYRGHVGLEYRHEGPGAFDWRHA; from the coding sequence GTGAGGTTCAGCGTCAACGCCTCCATCCTGCTCACCGGCCTGCCGCTGCTGGAGCGGCCGGCCGCCGCGGCCAAGCACGGGTTCGACGCGATCGAGCTGTGGTGGCCCTTCGACGGGCCGGACCCGTCCGGGGCCGAGCTCGCCGCGCTGCGCGGCGCGATCCGGGACGCCGGGGTCCGCCTGACCGGCCTCAACTTCGACGCCGGCGACATGGCGGCGGGCGAGCGCGGCCTGCTGGCCCGCCCTGACGGCTCGGGCCGCTTCCGCGCGAACGTCGGGCCCGCCGTCCGGCTGGCCGGGGAGCTGGGCTGCACCGTGCTGAACGCCCTCTACGGCAACGGCCCCGGCACCGACAGGGAGCTGGCCGTCGCCAACCTGCGCCGGGCCGCCGACGCCGCCGCCGGCATCGGCGCGACCGTGGTCGTCGAGGCGCTCAACTCCCACGAGAACCCGCACTACCCGATCACCTCGTCGGCGGCGGCGTTCGCGCTGATCGACGAGGTGGACCGGGAGAACGTGGCCTTCCTGGCCGACCTGTACCACCTGCACCGGATGGGCGAGGACGTCCTCGCGCTCATCGACCGGCACGGCGCCAGCCTCGGCCACGTCCAGGTCGCCGACGACCCCGGCAGGGGACGGCCGGGCAGCGGCGACATGCCGTACCCGGAGATCTTCGCCCGGCTGTCGGCCGCGGGCTACCGGGGACACGTCGGCCTGGAGTACCGGCACGAGGGGCCGGGCGCGTTCGACTGGAGGCACGCGTGA
- a CDS encoding 2-hydroxy-3-oxopropionate reductase yields MNIGFIGLGIMGSPMAANLLKAGHTVCGYDVSAARVEQLAALGGKAGTGVVDAVGGADAVITMLPDSPQVEEVAPLVVEYGRPGLLYVDMSTIRPETSRRVAREAAAAGVRALDAPVSGGERGAVDATLSIMVGGDREAFEAARPLLGTLGTTVVHVGPAGAGQTVKAANQLVVGGIYGLVAEAIVLLEASGVDPAAGLDVLAGGLAGSRILELKRHTMIKREFAPGFRIDLHHKDMGIAVAAAREAGVALPLTGQVAQLVAAARAQGHGSLDHSALLKVVERLNG; encoded by the coding sequence GTGAACATCGGCTTCATCGGACTCGGCATCATGGGCAGCCCCATGGCCGCCAACCTGCTCAAGGCGGGCCACACGGTGTGCGGCTACGACGTCAGCGCCGCGCGCGTCGAACAGCTCGCCGCCCTCGGCGGCAAGGCCGGCACCGGCGTGGTGGACGCGGTCGGCGGCGCCGACGCGGTGATCACCATGCTGCCCGACTCCCCGCAGGTCGAGGAGGTCGCGCCGCTCGTCGTCGAGTACGGCCGCCCCGGCCTGCTCTACGTCGACATGAGCACGATCAGGCCCGAGACCTCCCGCCGGGTGGCGCGCGAGGCCGCGGCCGCCGGCGTGCGGGCCCTCGACGCCCCGGTCAGCGGCGGCGAGCGCGGCGCGGTCGACGCCACCCTGTCGATCATGGTGGGCGGCGACCGGGAGGCGTTCGAGGCCGCCCGCCCGCTCCTCGGCACGCTCGGCACCACCGTCGTGCACGTCGGCCCGGCCGGGGCCGGGCAGACCGTGAAGGCGGCCAACCAGCTCGTCGTCGGCGGCATCTACGGCCTGGTGGCCGAGGCCATCGTGCTGCTGGAGGCGAGCGGCGTGGACCCGGCGGCCGGCCTGGACGTGCTGGCGGGCGGCCTGGCCGGCTCCCGCATCCTGGAGCTCAAGCGGCACACCATGATCAAGCGGGAGTTCGCCCCCGGCTTCCGCATCGACCTGCACCACAAGGACATGGGCATCGCCGTCGCCGCCGCCCGCGAGGCCGGGGTCGCGCTGCCGCTCACCGGCCAGGTCGCCCAGCTCGTCGCCGCCGCCAGGGCGCAGGGGCACGGCTCGCTCGACCACTCCGCCCTGCTCAAGGTCGTCGAAAGGCTGAACGGATGA
- a CDS encoding MFS transporter produces the protein MENAIRDWRGRTYLPGPVPADRTRMFRLALAAMAAISPLQYGFAALLAREGAGLTLLAAWIACQAAGALPALRLVRRGRLGVRPALAAGAALSATGLAAAGLAGPAAGAAAGAVMAGVVAFAGYALLGGLGAGLVYGVCCEVVASWYPERAAARVGLATGAFGYGAVPFLVWAGLAPGATPAAFLTAAAVAAVAVGAAARRLRPAPALWWPGDLDPRTYALDAARLRVTPDAARQFLLPQALRTRALPALALILTCAGAVSVADVVVVAATGSWAAVAVLVALNGAGRSLAMRCSERFGRRRTLAAVLGSLALGQLLLTAAVAPPAAPHPGGREVLLWLGAVAAGLGGGAFYPLLASLVREFFGVERHGEIHAVVYSAKALAGAGAAVLAAAALSAPATALPVAAALAALPALAALRLRLPGLPVTLPA, from the coding sequence ATGGAGAATGCAATCCGAGACTGGCGCGGGCGCACGTACCTCCCCGGGCCCGTCCCCGCCGACCGCACCCGCATGTTCCGGCTCGCCCTCGCCGCCATGGCGGCGATCAGCCCCCTCCAGTACGGCTTCGCCGCCCTCCTCGCCCGCGAGGGCGCGGGCCTCACCCTGCTCGCCGCCTGGATCGCCTGCCAGGCCGCGGGCGCGCTGCCCGCGCTGCGCCTGGTGCGCCGGGGCCGGCTCGGCGTACGCCCGGCGCTGGCGGCCGGCGCGGCGCTGAGCGCGACCGGCCTGGCCGCCGCCGGGCTGGCCGGGCCGGCGGCGGGGGCGGCGGCGGGGGCGGTGATGGCGGGGGTCGTGGCGTTCGCCGGGTACGCGCTGCTCGGCGGCCTCGGCGCGGGCCTGGTCTACGGCGTGTGCTGCGAGGTCGTCGCCTCCTGGTACCCGGAGCGGGCCGCCGCCCGGGTCGGGCTCGCCACCGGGGCCTTCGGCTACGGCGCGGTCCCGTTCCTGGTGTGGGCCGGGCTCGCCCCGGGCGCGACGCCGGCCGCGTTCCTGACCGCCGCGGCCGTGGCCGCCGTCGCCGTCGGGGCGGCCGCGCGGCGGCTGCGCCCGGCCCCCGCGCTGTGGTGGCCCGGCGACCTCGACCCGCGCACCTACGCCCTGGACGCGGCCCGGCTGCGCGTCACCCCGGACGCGGCCCGCCAGTTCCTCCTCCCCCAGGCCCTGCGCACCCGCGCGCTGCCCGCCCTCGCGCTCATCCTGACCTGCGCGGGCGCGGTGTCCGTGGCCGACGTGGTCGTGGTGGCGGCGACCGGGTCGTGGGCGGCGGTGGCGGTGCTGGTGGCGCTGAACGGCGCCGGCCGGTCGCTGGCGATGCGCTGCTCGGAGCGGTTCGGCCGGCGCCGCACGCTGGCCGCCGTGCTCGGCTCGCTCGCCCTCGGCCAGCTCCTGCTGACGGCCGCCGTCGCGCCGCCCGCCGCCCCGCATCCGGGCGGGCGGGAGGTGCTGCTGTGGCTCGGCGCCGTGGCCGCCGGGCTGGGCGGCGGGGCGTTCTACCCGCTGCTCGCCAGCCTCGTCCGCGAGTTCTTCGGCGTGGAGCGGCACGGCGAGATCCACGCCGTCGTCTACAGCGCCAAGGCCCTCGCGGGCGCCGGCGCGGCCGTGCTGGCCGCCGCCGCGCTGAGCGCCCCCGCGACCGCCCTGCCGGTCGCCGCGGCGCTCGCGGCCCTGCCCGCCCTGGCCGCGCTCCGCCTGCGGCTGCCCGGCCTGCCGGTCACGCTGCCCGCCTGA
- the sucC gene encoding ADP-forming succinate--CoA ligase subunit beta, translating to MDLYEHQAKELFGRHGIPVPRGAVAATPAEARAIAAELNQPVVIKAQVKTGGRGKAGGIRPAAGPASAEQEAARVLGMDIKGHRTRRVLVEAATVPFEEYYAAFLVDRAEGGFLAMVSGQGGMEIEELAASDPDAVVRLPVDPVTGVDAGTARLLAARAGLPEQAAEALERLWRVLVAEDALLVEVNPLVCTTDQRIVALDGKVTLDGNAAFRHRRDLAEPSDGGLEDRARAKGLNYVKLDGSVGVIGNGAGLVMSTLDVVAGAGAAPANFLDIGGGASAQVMADGLEIILADPDVRSVLVNVFGGITACDAVANGIVTALELLGERGRGRPIVVRLDGNNAELGRRILDEARHPAVRQVSTMDGAAATAAGLAAGA from the coding sequence ATGGACCTGTACGAACACCAGGCGAAGGAGCTCTTCGGGCGGCACGGCATCCCGGTACCGCGCGGCGCGGTCGCGGCCACCCCGGCCGAGGCCCGGGCGATCGCGGCCGAGCTGAACCAGCCCGTGGTCATCAAGGCCCAGGTCAAGACCGGCGGACGCGGCAAGGCCGGCGGCATCAGACCGGCCGCCGGGCCGGCCTCGGCCGAGCAGGAGGCCGCCCGCGTGCTGGGCATGGACATCAAGGGACACCGCACGCGCCGCGTCCTGGTGGAGGCGGCGACGGTGCCGTTCGAGGAGTACTACGCCGCCTTCCTGGTGGACCGCGCCGAGGGCGGGTTCCTGGCGATGGTGTCCGGCCAGGGCGGCATGGAGATCGAGGAGCTGGCGGCGAGCGACCCCGACGCCGTCGTCCGGCTCCCCGTGGACCCGGTCACCGGCGTCGACGCCGGCACCGCGCGGCTGCTGGCCGCCAGGGCCGGCCTGCCCGAGCAGGCCGCCGAGGCGCTGGAGCGGCTGTGGCGGGTGCTGGTCGCCGAGGACGCCCTGCTGGTCGAGGTCAACCCGCTCGTCTGCACCACCGACCAGCGCATCGTGGCGCTCGACGGCAAGGTCACCCTGGACGGCAACGCCGCCTTCCGGCACCGGCGCGACCTCGCCGAGCCGTCCGACGGCGGCCTGGAGGACCGCGCCCGCGCCAAAGGGCTCAACTACGTCAAGCTCGACGGCTCGGTGGGCGTCATCGGCAACGGCGCGGGGCTGGTGATGAGCACCCTCGACGTGGTGGCCGGCGCGGGCGCGGCCCCGGCGAACTTCCTGGACATCGGCGGCGGCGCCTCCGCCCAGGTGATGGCCGACGGGCTGGAGATCATCCTGGCCGACCCGGACGTGCGCTCGGTGCTGGTCAACGTCTTCGGCGGCATCACGGCCTGCGACGCGGTGGCCAACGGCATCGTCACCGCCCTCGAACTCCTCGGCGAGCGCGGCCGCGGCCGGCCCATCGTCGTGCGCCTGGACGGCAACAACGCCGAGCTCGGCCGGCGCATCCTCGACGAGGCCCGGCACCCGGCCGTCCGCCAGGTCTCCACCATGGACGGCGCCGCCGCCACGGCGGCCGGACTCGCGGCAGGGGCGTGA
- a CDS encoding GntR family transcriptional regulator: MLLSEQAGQPAAAKIQRPATLRESVIEAIQELIVSGQLKPGQHLVESELADLLGVSRQPVREALQQLSGEGWVDLHPGQGAFVHVPTVEEADQLLAVRALLETESARLAAQHADRDGVKRLRALCARGIAAVEADDVDAAVATNSELHALVTALSGNKVLAELTSQVARRVRWYHTPVARRRGMASWEEHTSLIDAIEAGDEGRAAQIMREHTEHTRESYMAQREKEPVQPAPKPVRRRRRTAG, translated from the coding sequence ATGTTGCTGTCGGAGCAGGCCGGTCAGCCGGCGGCCGCCAAGATCCAGCGCCCCGCCACGCTGCGCGAGAGCGTCATCGAGGCCATCCAGGAGCTGATCGTCTCCGGCCAGCTCAAGCCCGGCCAGCACCTGGTCGAGAGCGAGCTGGCCGACCTCCTCGGCGTCTCCAGGCAGCCGGTGCGCGAGGCCCTTCAGCAGCTCAGCGGCGAGGGCTGGGTGGACCTGCATCCCGGCCAGGGCGCGTTCGTGCACGTGCCCACCGTAGAGGAGGCCGACCAGCTGCTCGCCGTACGGGCGCTGCTGGAGACCGAGTCGGCGCGGCTGGCCGCCCAGCACGCCGACCGCGACGGCGTGAAACGGCTGCGCGCGCTCTGCGCGCGCGGCATCGCCGCCGTCGAGGCCGACGACGTGGACGCCGCCGTGGCCACCAACTCCGAGCTGCACGCCCTGGTGACCGCGCTGTCCGGCAACAAGGTGCTGGCCGAGCTGACCAGCCAGGTGGCCAGGCGGGTGCGGTGGTACCACACCCCGGTGGCCCGCCGGCGCGGCATGGCCTCCTGGGAGGAGCACACGAGCCTGATCGACGCCATCGAGGCCGGTGACGAGGGCCGCGCGGCGCAGATCATGCGCGAGCACACCGAGCACACCCGCGAGTCCTACATGGCGCAGCGGGAGAAGGAGCCCGTCCAGCCCGCGCCGAAGCCGGTGCGCCGGCGTCGCCGCACGGCGGGCTGA
- a CDS encoding aldehyde dehydrogenase family protein: MRLKPGTAWRDAYDRCCAAAPEAFHDDRVLNHWGGIWQRDGRPVPGFSPLDGTAIAGPPRLDRAGAGRAVAGAVEEHRRWRHVPLAERKAMVAAAVESMAAHRDLLALLLVWEIGKPWRTARADVDRCLDGVRWYLGEIDRMTAGRTPLPGPVSNIASWNYPMSVLMHAMLVQALAGNAVIAKTPTDGGLCCLTLACALAVREGLPFTLVSGGGADLSPVLAGGRALGCVSFVGGRDAGAKVATSLADVGRRHVLEQEGLNCWGVWEYGDWDTLTRQIRASFDYAKQRCTAYPRFVVQRALFHDFLRAYLAAVDALRFGHPLAVADPEDPLPELDFGPLINASKAKELADQVDEAVARGGVPVHRASLAAGHFLPGQDLSAYFAPTALLNPPPSSPLHHAEPFGPVDTIVLVDTEAELLAAMNASNGALVATLSCDEERTFHRLAPQVRAFKVGHNRPRSRGDREELFGGLGASWRGAFVGGDLLVKAATSGPDGERLPGNFPHYTLLP, from the coding sequence ATGCGGCTCAAACCGGGTACGGCCTGGCGTGACGCCTACGACCGCTGCTGCGCGGCGGCGCCCGAGGCCTTCCACGACGACCGGGTGCTCAACCACTGGGGCGGCATCTGGCAGCGCGACGGGCGCCCGGTGCCCGGCTTCTCGCCGCTGGACGGCACCGCCATCGCCGGCCCGCCCCGGCTGGACCGGGCGGGCGCCGGCCGCGCCGTCGCCGGGGCCGTGGAGGAGCACCGGCGCTGGCGGCACGTCCCGCTCGCCGAGCGCAAGGCCATGGTCGCCGCCGCCGTCGAGTCCATGGCCGCGCACCGCGACCTGCTCGCCCTGCTGCTGGTCTGGGAGATCGGCAAGCCGTGGCGGACCGCCCGCGCCGACGTGGACCGCTGCCTGGACGGCGTGCGCTGGTACCTCGGCGAGATCGACCGCATGACCGCCGGGCGCACCCCGCTGCCCGGCCCGGTCAGCAACATCGCGAGCTGGAACTACCCGATGAGCGTGCTCATGCACGCCATGCTCGTGCAGGCGCTGGCTGGCAACGCGGTCATCGCCAAGACCCCGACCGACGGCGGGCTGTGCTGCCTCACCCTGGCCTGCGCGCTCGCCGTCCGCGAAGGGCTGCCGTTCACGCTGGTCAGCGGGGGAGGGGCGGACCTGTCGCCGGTGCTGGCCGGCGGGCGGGCGCTCGGCTGCGTGTCGTTCGTGGGCGGCAGGGACGCCGGGGCGAAGGTCGCCACCTCCCTCGCCGACGTCGGCCGGCGGCACGTCCTGGAGCAGGAGGGCCTCAACTGCTGGGGCGTGTGGGAGTACGGCGACTGGGACACCCTCACCCGCCAGATCCGCGCCTCCTTCGACTACGCCAAGCAGCGCTGCACCGCCTACCCGCGCTTCGTCGTGCAGCGCGCGCTGTTCCACGACTTCCTGCGGGCCTACCTGGCGGCGGTGGACGCGCTGCGCTTCGGCCACCCGCTCGCCGTGGCCGACCCCGAGGACCCGCTGCCCGAGCTGGACTTCGGGCCGCTGATCAACGCCTCCAAGGCCAAGGAGCTGGCCGACCAGGTGGACGAGGCGGTGGCGCGGGGCGGGGTGCCGGTGCACCGCGCGTCCCTGGCCGCCGGACACTTCCTCCCAGGCCAGGATTTATCCGCCTACTTCGCCCCGACCGCCCTCCTCAACCCGCCTCCCTCCTCACCACTCCACCACGCCGAGCCCTTCGGCCCGGTCGACACGATCGTCCTGGTCGACACCGAGGCCGAGCTGCTGGCCGCCATGAACGCCAGCAACGGCGCGCTCGTCGCCACCCTGTCCTGCGACGAGGAGCGGACCTTCCACCGGCTCGCCCCCCAGGTGCGCGCCTTCAAGGTCGGCCACAACCGGCCACGGTCGCGCGGCGACCGCGAGGAGCTGTTCGGCGGGCTGGGGGCGTCGTGGCGGGGCGCGTTCGTCGGCGGCGACCTGCTGGTCAAAGCGGCCACCTCGGGCCCCGACGGCGAACGCCTCCCCGGCAACTTCCCCCACTACACCCTCCTCCCCTGA